Proteins encoded together in one Porites lutea chromosome 2, jaPorLute2.1, whole genome shotgun sequence window:
- the LOC140928726 gene encoding CCR4-NOT transcription complex subunit 4-like isoform X3 → MQASDAECPLCMEQLEIDDVNFYPCTCGYQICRFCWHRIRTDENGLCPACRKPYSEDPAIYTPLSQDEIQRILKERKQKDVQRKQKVTENRKHLANVRVVQKNLVFVVGLTQRLADPELLKRPEYFSKFGKIHKIVVNNSTNYAGPQGPSASAYITYVKEEDAIKAIIAVCNTHLDGRTLKASLGTTKYCSYFLRNIPCPKTDCMYLHELGDGAGSFTKDDMQAGKHQEYEQQLIAFYSKKMGLSNDKDSKECWPVVDSSENRVSPCLPLGAAWAGKNEDDTNQPVADGGDSLVPQCKEDWEQSWTPPTAMPDHTSSASITHQQPTVFPQTSQASTGWANTESATRVLETSSLFTGDICGTGLGLANLHLKVYGDDDLGFDPWNECSKGLADLLQEEEQTTKPQSTQHISTASHMHSFLSPFPRDPDDIRNLQDGLRALLPNININFSDSLLSQQQNSWPPTSSSSSSSSSLVTEPSRTNWSFTSQQASAALQGNPSITRSVSNGFPGMHPLTRPDLHSAAAVSSGERIEARLNGDSLMNINSNTNAGLDKLNRRKDRKEPSTENIKNSIIEGIHSLSSVTHNPVEQVQTRVSELSVINVNDPVQSWSDYDLTTKNADGRLQESRTLRQRRDGETASKDIQRQQQQPGYSKVGKKVVRHNRLDNKSNPRWS, encoded by the exons ATGCAAGCTTCAGATGCCGAG TGTCCCTTGTGCATGGAACAGTTAGAAATCGACGATGTCAATTTTTACCCATGTACCTGTGGATACCAG ATTTGCAGATTTTGTTGGCATCGCATAAGAACAGATGAAAATGGACTGTGTCCTGCTTGTAGAAAG CCATACAGTGAAGATCCTGCAATTTACACACCACTCTCACAAGACGA AATACAGAGAATtctaaaggaaagaaaacagaaagatgtacaaagaaaacaaaaagttactGAAAACAGAAAGCACTTAGCAAATGTGAG GGTTGTACAGAAAAACTTGGTATTTGTAGTCGGATTAACTCAAAGATTAGCAGACCCAGAG CTCTTAAAAAGACCAGAATACTTTAGCAAGTTTGGCAAAATACACAAGATAGTTGTGAATAATAGCACAAACTATGCTGGACCTCAG GGTCCAAGTGCAAGCGCGTATATTACTTATGTCAAAGAGGAG GATGCAATAAAGGCCATCATAGCAGTGTGTAATACTCATCTTGATGGTCGAACACTCAA GGCATCACTAGGAACAACAAAATACTGTAGTTACTTTCTCAGAAACATACCCTGTCCTAAAACA GATTGCATGTATCTTCATGAGTTAGGTGATGGAGCAGGAAGCTTCACAAAAGATGACATGCAAGCTGG GAAACATCAAGAATATGAACAACAGTTAATTGCATTTTattcaaagaaaat ggGCCTTAGTAATGATAAG gaTTCAAAAGAATGTTGGCCTGTGGTAGACAGCAGTGAAAACAGAGTGTCACCATGTTTACCACTAGGGGCAGCCTG GGCTGGTAAAAATGAAGATGATACAAATCAACCTGTTGCAGATGGTGGTGATAGTTTAGTGCCGCAATGTAAAGAAGACTGGGAACAGTCCTGGACACCTCCTACCGCCATGCCTGATCACACCTCTTCTGCTTCAATAACACATCAACAACCAACAGTTTTTCCTCAGACATCACAAGCTAGCACAG GGTGGGCAAATACAGAAAGTGCTACTCGTGTCTTAGA GACTTCCAGCCTGTTCACAGGAGATATCTGTGGTACCGGCTTAGGACTGGCCAATCTACACTTGAAAGTTTATGGAGATGATGATTTAG GGTTTGACCCGTGGAATGAGTGCAGTAAAGGTTTAGCAGATCTCCTCCAAGAGGAAGAACAAACCACAAAACCTCAATCAACACAACACATTTCAACAGCTTCACATATGCACAGCTTCTTATCTCCATTTCCAAGAGAT CCTGATGACATTAGAAACTTGCAAGATGGACTGAGGGCACTTCTTCCTaatataaacattaatttttcag ATTCTCTCCTATCACAACAACAAAATTCCTGGCCTCcaacgtcatcatcatcatcatcatcatcttctctTGTGACAGAACCAAGCCGTACGAACTGGTCTTTCACATCACAGCAAGCGTCAGCTGCTTTACAAG GCAACCCATCAATTACAAGGTCTGTATCTAATGGATTTCCTGGAATGCATCCCTTAACAAGACCAGATCTTCACAGCGCCGCG GCAGTCTCATCAGGAGAGAGGATAGAAGCACGATTAAATGGAGATTCATTGATGAATATAAACTCTAATACTAACGCTGGCTTGGATAAATTAAACAGAAGAAAAGACCGAAAAGAGCCCTCTACGGAAAATATAAAGAATTCAATCATAGAAGGAATTCACTCCTTGTCGTCTGTGACACATAATCCTGTTGAGCAGGTCCAGACGAGAGTCAGTGAATTATCTGTTATTAACGTGAACGATCCGGTTCAATCGTGGTCAGACTATGATCTGACAACTAAAAACGCGGATGGCAGATTACAAGAGAGTAGAACATTACGGCAGAGACGAGACGGAGAAACCGCCAGTAAGGACATACAGCGGCAACAGCAGCAACCAGGGTATTCAAAAGTTGGGAAGAAAGTAGTGCGACACAACAGGCTTGATAATAAATCGAATCCAAGGTGG
- the LOC140928726 gene encoding CCR4-NOT transcription complex subunit 4-like isoform X2 translates to MQASDAECPLCMEQLEIDDVNFYPCTCGYQICRFCWHRIRTDENGLCPACRKPYSEDPAIYTPLSQDEIQRILKERKQKDVQRKQKVTENRKHLANVRVVQKNLVFVVGLTQRLADPELLKRPEYFSKFGKIHKIVVNNSTNYAGPQGPSASAYITYVKEEDAIKAIIAVCNTHLDGRTLKASLGTTKYCSYFLRNIPCPKTDCMYLHELGDGAGSFTKDDMQAGKHQEYEQQLIAFYSKKMGLSNDKDSKECWPVVDSSENRVSPCLPLGAAWAGKNEDDTNQPVADGGDSLVPQCKEDWEQSWTPPTAMPDHTSSASITHQQPTVFPQTSQASTGWANTESATRVLETSSLFTGDICGTGLGLANLHLKVYGDDDLGFDPWNECSKGLADLLQEEEQTTKPQSTQHISTASHMHSFLSPFPRDPDDIRNLQDGLRALLPNININFSDSLLSQQQNSWPPTSSSSSSSSSLVTEPSRTNWSFTSQQASAALQVRPPPGFECKSPSSQMSSLDDPSILWSKRFEPGNPSITRSVSNGFPGMHPLTRPDLHSAAVLSSGERIEARLNGDSLMNINSNTNAGLDKLNRRKDRKEPSTENIKNSIIEGIHSLSSVTHNPVEQVQTRVSELSVINVNDPVQSWSDYDLTTKNADGRLQESRTLRQRRDGETASKDIQRQQQQPGYSKVGKKVVRHNRLDNKSNPRWS, encoded by the exons ATGCAAGCTTCAGATGCCGAG TGTCCCTTGTGCATGGAACAGTTAGAAATCGACGATGTCAATTTTTACCCATGTACCTGTGGATACCAG ATTTGCAGATTTTGTTGGCATCGCATAAGAACAGATGAAAATGGACTGTGTCCTGCTTGTAGAAAG CCATACAGTGAAGATCCTGCAATTTACACACCACTCTCACAAGACGA AATACAGAGAATtctaaaggaaagaaaacagaaagatgtacaaagaaaacaaaaagttactGAAAACAGAAAGCACTTAGCAAATGTGAG GGTTGTACAGAAAAACTTGGTATTTGTAGTCGGATTAACTCAAAGATTAGCAGACCCAGAG CTCTTAAAAAGACCAGAATACTTTAGCAAGTTTGGCAAAATACACAAGATAGTTGTGAATAATAGCACAAACTATGCTGGACCTCAG GGTCCAAGTGCAAGCGCGTATATTACTTATGTCAAAGAGGAG GATGCAATAAAGGCCATCATAGCAGTGTGTAATACTCATCTTGATGGTCGAACACTCAA GGCATCACTAGGAACAACAAAATACTGTAGTTACTTTCTCAGAAACATACCCTGTCCTAAAACA GATTGCATGTATCTTCATGAGTTAGGTGATGGAGCAGGAAGCTTCACAAAAGATGACATGCAAGCTGG GAAACATCAAGAATATGAACAACAGTTAATTGCATTTTattcaaagaaaat ggGCCTTAGTAATGATAAG gaTTCAAAAGAATGTTGGCCTGTGGTAGACAGCAGTGAAAACAGAGTGTCACCATGTTTACCACTAGGGGCAGCCTG GGCTGGTAAAAATGAAGATGATACAAATCAACCTGTTGCAGATGGTGGTGATAGTTTAGTGCCGCAATGTAAAGAAGACTGGGAACAGTCCTGGACACCTCCTACCGCCATGCCTGATCACACCTCTTCTGCTTCAATAACACATCAACAACCAACAGTTTTTCCTCAGACATCACAAGCTAGCACAG GGTGGGCAAATACAGAAAGTGCTACTCGTGTCTTAGA GACTTCCAGCCTGTTCACAGGAGATATCTGTGGTACCGGCTTAGGACTGGCCAATCTACACTTGAAAGTTTATGGAGATGATGATTTAG GGTTTGACCCGTGGAATGAGTGCAGTAAAGGTTTAGCAGATCTCCTCCAAGAGGAAGAACAAACCACAAAACCTCAATCAACACAACACATTTCAACAGCTTCACATATGCACAGCTTCTTATCTCCATTTCCAAGAGAT CCTGATGACATTAGAAACTTGCAAGATGGACTGAGGGCACTTCTTCCTaatataaacattaatttttcag ATTCTCTCCTATCACAACAACAAAATTCCTGGCCTCcaacgtcatcatcatcatcatcatcatcttctctTGTGACAGAACCAAGCCGTACGAACTGGTCTTTCACATCACAGCAAGCGTCAGCTGCTTTACAAG TTCGCCCTCCTCCAGGATTTGAATGTAAATCACCCTCTAGTCAAATGTCATCTCTTGATGATCCCAGTATTTTGTGGTCTAAAAGATTTGAGCCAG GCAACCCATCAATTACAAGGTCTGTATCTAATGGATTTCCTGGAATGCATCCCTTAACAAGACCAGATCTTCACAGCGCCGCGGTAC TCTCATCAGGAGAGAGGATAGAAGCACGATTAAATGGAGATTCATTGATGAATATAAACTCTAATACTAACGCTGGCTTGGATAAATTAAACAGAAGAAAAGACCGAAAAGAGCCCTCTACGGAAAATATAAAGAATTCAATCATAGAAGGAATTCACTCCTTGTCGTCTGTGACACATAATCCTGTTGAGCAGGTCCAGACGAGAGTCAGTGAATTATCTGTTATTAACGTGAACGATCCGGTTCAATCGTGGTCAGACTATGATCTGACAACTAAAAACGCGGATGGCAGATTACAAGAGAGTAGAACATTACGGCAGAGACGAGACGGAGAAACCGCCAGTAAGGACATACAGCGGCAACAGCAGCAACCAGGGTATTCAAAAGTTGGGAAGAAAGTAGTGCGACACAACAGGCTTGATAATAAATCGAATCCAAGGTGG
- the LOC140928726 gene encoding CCR4-NOT transcription complex subunit 4-like isoform X1, translating into MQASDAECPLCMEQLEIDDVNFYPCTCGYQICRFCWHRIRTDENGLCPACRKPYSEDPAIYTPLSQDEIQRILKERKQKDVQRKQKVTENRKHLANVRVVQKNLVFVVGLTQRLADPELLKRPEYFSKFGKIHKIVVNNSTNYAGPQGPSASAYITYVKEEDAIKAIIAVCNTHLDGRTLKASLGTTKYCSYFLRNIPCPKTDCMYLHELGDGAGSFTKDDMQAGKHQEYEQQLIAFYSKKMGLSNDKDSKECWPVVDSSENRVSPCLPLGAAWAGKNEDDTNQPVADGGDSLVPQCKEDWEQSWTPPTAMPDHTSSASITHQQPTVFPQTSQASTGWANTESATRVLETSSLFTGDICGTGLGLANLHLKVYGDDDLGFDPWNECSKGLADLLQEEEQTTKPQSTQHISTASHMHSFLSPFPRDPDDIRNLQDGLRALLPNININFSDSLLSQQQNSWPPTSSSSSSSSSLVTEPSRTNWSFTSQQASAALQVRPPPGFECKSPSSQMSSLDDPSILWSKRFEPGNPSITRSVSNGFPGMHPLTRPDLHSAAAVSSGERIEARLNGDSLMNINSNTNAGLDKLNRRKDRKEPSTENIKNSIIEGIHSLSSVTHNPVEQVQTRVSELSVINVNDPVQSWSDYDLTTKNADGRLQESRTLRQRRDGETASKDIQRQQQQPGYSKVGKKVVRHNRLDNKSNPRWS; encoded by the exons ATGCAAGCTTCAGATGCCGAG TGTCCCTTGTGCATGGAACAGTTAGAAATCGACGATGTCAATTTTTACCCATGTACCTGTGGATACCAG ATTTGCAGATTTTGTTGGCATCGCATAAGAACAGATGAAAATGGACTGTGTCCTGCTTGTAGAAAG CCATACAGTGAAGATCCTGCAATTTACACACCACTCTCACAAGACGA AATACAGAGAATtctaaaggaaagaaaacagaaagatgtacaaagaaaacaaaaagttactGAAAACAGAAAGCACTTAGCAAATGTGAG GGTTGTACAGAAAAACTTGGTATTTGTAGTCGGATTAACTCAAAGATTAGCAGACCCAGAG CTCTTAAAAAGACCAGAATACTTTAGCAAGTTTGGCAAAATACACAAGATAGTTGTGAATAATAGCACAAACTATGCTGGACCTCAG GGTCCAAGTGCAAGCGCGTATATTACTTATGTCAAAGAGGAG GATGCAATAAAGGCCATCATAGCAGTGTGTAATACTCATCTTGATGGTCGAACACTCAA GGCATCACTAGGAACAACAAAATACTGTAGTTACTTTCTCAGAAACATACCCTGTCCTAAAACA GATTGCATGTATCTTCATGAGTTAGGTGATGGAGCAGGAAGCTTCACAAAAGATGACATGCAAGCTGG GAAACATCAAGAATATGAACAACAGTTAATTGCATTTTattcaaagaaaat ggGCCTTAGTAATGATAAG gaTTCAAAAGAATGTTGGCCTGTGGTAGACAGCAGTGAAAACAGAGTGTCACCATGTTTACCACTAGGGGCAGCCTG GGCTGGTAAAAATGAAGATGATACAAATCAACCTGTTGCAGATGGTGGTGATAGTTTAGTGCCGCAATGTAAAGAAGACTGGGAACAGTCCTGGACACCTCCTACCGCCATGCCTGATCACACCTCTTCTGCTTCAATAACACATCAACAACCAACAGTTTTTCCTCAGACATCACAAGCTAGCACAG GGTGGGCAAATACAGAAAGTGCTACTCGTGTCTTAGA GACTTCCAGCCTGTTCACAGGAGATATCTGTGGTACCGGCTTAGGACTGGCCAATCTACACTTGAAAGTTTATGGAGATGATGATTTAG GGTTTGACCCGTGGAATGAGTGCAGTAAAGGTTTAGCAGATCTCCTCCAAGAGGAAGAACAAACCACAAAACCTCAATCAACACAACACATTTCAACAGCTTCACATATGCACAGCTTCTTATCTCCATTTCCAAGAGAT CCTGATGACATTAGAAACTTGCAAGATGGACTGAGGGCACTTCTTCCTaatataaacattaatttttcag ATTCTCTCCTATCACAACAACAAAATTCCTGGCCTCcaacgtcatcatcatcatcatcatcatcttctctTGTGACAGAACCAAGCCGTACGAACTGGTCTTTCACATCACAGCAAGCGTCAGCTGCTTTACAAG TTCGCCCTCCTCCAGGATTTGAATGTAAATCACCCTCTAGTCAAATGTCATCTCTTGATGATCCCAGTATTTTGTGGTCTAAAAGATTTGAGCCAG GCAACCCATCAATTACAAGGTCTGTATCTAATGGATTTCCTGGAATGCATCCCTTAACAAGACCAGATCTTCACAGCGCCGCG GCAGTCTCATCAGGAGAGAGGATAGAAGCACGATTAAATGGAGATTCATTGATGAATATAAACTCTAATACTAACGCTGGCTTGGATAAATTAAACAGAAGAAAAGACCGAAAAGAGCCCTCTACGGAAAATATAAAGAATTCAATCATAGAAGGAATTCACTCCTTGTCGTCTGTGACACATAATCCTGTTGAGCAGGTCCAGACGAGAGTCAGTGAATTATCTGTTATTAACGTGAACGATCCGGTTCAATCGTGGTCAGACTATGATCTGACAACTAAAAACGCGGATGGCAGATTACAAGAGAGTAGAACATTACGGCAGAGACGAGACGGAGAAACCGCCAGTAAGGACATACAGCGGCAACAGCAGCAACCAGGGTATTCAAAAGTTGGGAAGAAAGTAGTGCGACACAACAGGCTTGATAATAAATCGAATCCAAGGTGG
- the LOC140928726 gene encoding CCR4-NOT transcription complex subunit 4-like isoform X5: MQASDAECPLCMEQLEIDDVNFYPCTCGYQICRFCWHRIRTDENGLCPACRKPYSEDPAIYTPLSQDEIQRILKERKQKDVQRKQKVTENRKHLANVRVVQKNLVFVVGLTQRLADPELLKRPEYFSKFGKIHKIVVNNSTNYAGPQGPSASAYITYVKEEDAIKAIIAVCNTHLDGRTLKASLGTTKYCSYFLRNIPCPKTDCMYLHELGDGAGSFTKDDMQAGKHQEYEQQLIAFYSKKMGLSNDKDSKECWPVVDSSENRVSPCLPLGAAWAGKNEDDTNQPVADGGDSLVPQCKEDWEQSWTPPTAMPDHTSSASITHQQPTVFPQTSQASTGWANTESATRVLETSSLFTGDICGTGLGLANLHLKVYGDDDLGFDPWNECSKGLADLLQEEEQTTKPQSTQHISTASHMHSFLSPFPRDPDDIRNLQDGLRALLPNININFSDSLLSQQQNSWPPTSSSSSSSSSLVTEPSRTNWSFTSQQASAALQGNPSITRSVSNGFPGMHPLTRPDLHSAASHQERG; this comes from the exons ATGCAAGCTTCAGATGCCGAG TGTCCCTTGTGCATGGAACAGTTAGAAATCGACGATGTCAATTTTTACCCATGTACCTGTGGATACCAG ATTTGCAGATTTTGTTGGCATCGCATAAGAACAGATGAAAATGGACTGTGTCCTGCTTGTAGAAAG CCATACAGTGAAGATCCTGCAATTTACACACCACTCTCACAAGACGA AATACAGAGAATtctaaaggaaagaaaacagaaagatgtacaaagaaaacaaaaagttactGAAAACAGAAAGCACTTAGCAAATGTGAG GGTTGTACAGAAAAACTTGGTATTTGTAGTCGGATTAACTCAAAGATTAGCAGACCCAGAG CTCTTAAAAAGACCAGAATACTTTAGCAAGTTTGGCAAAATACACAAGATAGTTGTGAATAATAGCACAAACTATGCTGGACCTCAG GGTCCAAGTGCAAGCGCGTATATTACTTATGTCAAAGAGGAG GATGCAATAAAGGCCATCATAGCAGTGTGTAATACTCATCTTGATGGTCGAACACTCAA GGCATCACTAGGAACAACAAAATACTGTAGTTACTTTCTCAGAAACATACCCTGTCCTAAAACA GATTGCATGTATCTTCATGAGTTAGGTGATGGAGCAGGAAGCTTCACAAAAGATGACATGCAAGCTGG GAAACATCAAGAATATGAACAACAGTTAATTGCATTTTattcaaagaaaat ggGCCTTAGTAATGATAAG gaTTCAAAAGAATGTTGGCCTGTGGTAGACAGCAGTGAAAACAGAGTGTCACCATGTTTACCACTAGGGGCAGCCTG GGCTGGTAAAAATGAAGATGATACAAATCAACCTGTTGCAGATGGTGGTGATAGTTTAGTGCCGCAATGTAAAGAAGACTGGGAACAGTCCTGGACACCTCCTACCGCCATGCCTGATCACACCTCTTCTGCTTCAATAACACATCAACAACCAACAGTTTTTCCTCAGACATCACAAGCTAGCACAG GGTGGGCAAATACAGAAAGTGCTACTCGTGTCTTAGA GACTTCCAGCCTGTTCACAGGAGATATCTGTGGTACCGGCTTAGGACTGGCCAATCTACACTTGAAAGTTTATGGAGATGATGATTTAG GGTTTGACCCGTGGAATGAGTGCAGTAAAGGTTTAGCAGATCTCCTCCAAGAGGAAGAACAAACCACAAAACCTCAATCAACACAACACATTTCAACAGCTTCACATATGCACAGCTTCTTATCTCCATTTCCAAGAGAT CCTGATGACATTAGAAACTTGCAAGATGGACTGAGGGCACTTCTTCCTaatataaacattaatttttcag ATTCTCTCCTATCACAACAACAAAATTCCTGGCCTCcaacgtcatcatcatcatcatcatcatcttctctTGTGACAGAACCAAGCCGTACGAACTGGTCTTTCACATCACAGCAAGCGTCAGCTGCTTTACAAG GCAACCCATCAATTACAAGGTCTGTATCTAATGGATTTCCTGGAATGCATCCCTTAACAAGACCAGATCTTCACAGCGCCGCG TCTCATCAGGAGAGAGGATAG
- the LOC140928726 gene encoding CCR4-NOT transcription complex subunit 4-like isoform X4, which produces MQASDAECPLCMEQLEIDDVNFYPCTCGYQICRFCWHRIRTDENGLCPACRKPYSEDPAIYTPLSQDEIQRILKERKQKDVQRKQKVTENRKHLANVRVVQKNLVFVVGLTQRLADPELLKRPEYFSKFGKIHKIVVNNSTNYAGPQGPSASAYITYVKEEDAIKAIIAVCNTHLDGRTLKASLGTTKYCSYFLRNIPCPKTDCMYLHELGDGAGSFTKDDMQAGKHQEYEQQLIAFYSKKMGLSNDKDSKECWPVVDSSENRVSPCLPLGAAWAGKNEDDTNQPVADGGDSLVPQCKEDWEQSWTPPTAMPDHTSSASITHQQPTVFPQTSQASTGWANTESATRVLETSSLFTGDICGTGLGLANLHLKVYGDDDLGFDPWNECSKGLADLLQEEEQTTKPQSTQHISTASHMHSFLSPFPRDPDDIRNLQDGLRALLPNININFSDSLLSQQQNSWPPTSSSSSSSSSLVTEPSRTNWSFTSQQASAALQVRPPPGFECKSPSSQMSSLDDPSILWSKRFEPGNPSITRSVSNGFPGMHPLTRPDLHSAASHQERG; this is translated from the exons ATGCAAGCTTCAGATGCCGAG TGTCCCTTGTGCATGGAACAGTTAGAAATCGACGATGTCAATTTTTACCCATGTACCTGTGGATACCAG ATTTGCAGATTTTGTTGGCATCGCATAAGAACAGATGAAAATGGACTGTGTCCTGCTTGTAGAAAG CCATACAGTGAAGATCCTGCAATTTACACACCACTCTCACAAGACGA AATACAGAGAATtctaaaggaaagaaaacagaaagatgtacaaagaaaacaaaaagttactGAAAACAGAAAGCACTTAGCAAATGTGAG GGTTGTACAGAAAAACTTGGTATTTGTAGTCGGATTAACTCAAAGATTAGCAGACCCAGAG CTCTTAAAAAGACCAGAATACTTTAGCAAGTTTGGCAAAATACACAAGATAGTTGTGAATAATAGCACAAACTATGCTGGACCTCAG GGTCCAAGTGCAAGCGCGTATATTACTTATGTCAAAGAGGAG GATGCAATAAAGGCCATCATAGCAGTGTGTAATACTCATCTTGATGGTCGAACACTCAA GGCATCACTAGGAACAACAAAATACTGTAGTTACTTTCTCAGAAACATACCCTGTCCTAAAACA GATTGCATGTATCTTCATGAGTTAGGTGATGGAGCAGGAAGCTTCACAAAAGATGACATGCAAGCTGG GAAACATCAAGAATATGAACAACAGTTAATTGCATTTTattcaaagaaaat ggGCCTTAGTAATGATAAG gaTTCAAAAGAATGTTGGCCTGTGGTAGACAGCAGTGAAAACAGAGTGTCACCATGTTTACCACTAGGGGCAGCCTG GGCTGGTAAAAATGAAGATGATACAAATCAACCTGTTGCAGATGGTGGTGATAGTTTAGTGCCGCAATGTAAAGAAGACTGGGAACAGTCCTGGACACCTCCTACCGCCATGCCTGATCACACCTCTTCTGCTTCAATAACACATCAACAACCAACAGTTTTTCCTCAGACATCACAAGCTAGCACAG GGTGGGCAAATACAGAAAGTGCTACTCGTGTCTTAGA GACTTCCAGCCTGTTCACAGGAGATATCTGTGGTACCGGCTTAGGACTGGCCAATCTACACTTGAAAGTTTATGGAGATGATGATTTAG GGTTTGACCCGTGGAATGAGTGCAGTAAAGGTTTAGCAGATCTCCTCCAAGAGGAAGAACAAACCACAAAACCTCAATCAACACAACACATTTCAACAGCTTCACATATGCACAGCTTCTTATCTCCATTTCCAAGAGAT CCTGATGACATTAGAAACTTGCAAGATGGACTGAGGGCACTTCTTCCTaatataaacattaatttttcag ATTCTCTCCTATCACAACAACAAAATTCCTGGCCTCcaacgtcatcatcatcatcatcatcatcttctctTGTGACAGAACCAAGCCGTACGAACTGGTCTTTCACATCACAGCAAGCGTCAGCTGCTTTACAAG TTCGCCCTCCTCCAGGATTTGAATGTAAATCACCCTCTAGTCAAATGTCATCTCTTGATGATCCCAGTATTTTGTGGTCTAAAAGATTTGAGCCAG GCAACCCATCAATTACAAGGTCTGTATCTAATGGATTTCCTGGAATGCATCCCTTAACAAGACCAGATCTTCACAGCGCCGCG TCTCATCAGGAGAGAGGATAG